The Flavobacterium johnsoniae UW101 genomic interval AGTAATATTAAAAATTAAAATCCTAAAATTTTAAAATAGTTCATTCGAAACTTTTGAAATTTAAAGATTTTAGTTACTTTTGCCATCCGTTCAAGCAATGGCGTCGTGGCCGAGCGGCTAGGCTGGGCTCTGCAAAAGCTCCTACTCCGGTTCGAATCCGGACGATGCCTCAAAAGAGATACAGAAATGTGTCTCTTTTTTTTGTGCCTAATTTTTTCACATTCTTGTCATTTCGACCGAAGGGAGAAATCTTCGCGAGAAGCTCGACAAAGATTGGTTTCTCATTGCGGAGTTACTTGCGAAGATTTCTCCCTTCGGTCGAAATGACAAACTTTGTGTGAATAACTTAGTGAGATTGCTTCGTTCCTCGCAATGACTTATAAACACAAAAAAACCTCTGAAATTCAGAGGTTTGATTTTATATTCTAGAGTTATTAACAACTACTTTTCTATCTTTTCGAAAGCATTTTTTACCATTTCTTTCTCTTTTGGAAACCAGCCCTGAACCATTAAAGCAACTCCAAATACCATTAAAACAATACTAATTCCTTTTTTAATTTTTAGGATATTAGTTGGTGTCATTTTAGATTTTAACTGTTTGGCTAATACTATTTTAAGGCAGTCAACCAATAAGTAAGTTATAATTACAGCTGTAAAAAAAGTAAACATTCTTGAGTTTTGCATTTCTAATTTTGGCCCTACAGAAATAATTACTGCAAGCCAGAAACCTAAAACACCAATGTTAATAACGTTGAGTAAAAAGCCTTTTATGAATAAACTTCCGTAATTTCTTTTAATAATATCCCGGTCAATTTCTTCATCATCAATTTTTTCTTCATTTTTTAATCTTACAAAAGAAATTATCCCATAAGCCAGCATTATGATTCCTCCAAAAATAAAGAGTGCAGGTTTATCTTTTAAACTGGAAATCAATCTGTAACTTCCTAAATAAGCAATTGCTATAAAAAAAATATCACCTAGAACTACTCCAAAATCAAAGACTATTGCAGCTCTGAATCCTTTAGTAATACTGGTTTCTAATAGTATAAAAAATACCGGACCTACCATAAAGCTTAGAAAAAGTCCCCATGGCAGTCCAGCCAGAATATCATTTATCATCAAAATACGACTTGTTATTTTACTATTTCAATTTTACCGCCTAAAACTGTTTTCTGATTTACTTGTTTCGGATTTCCATAAATATAAATAGAGCCTCCTGCGCTTACTTTTGCATCGACAAGGGTCGAAGCATTAACATCAGCTTTTCCGCCCGCAGAAACGCTTACTTTGGTCTGAGAAGTGGTTAATTTACTTCCAAGGAAGTAACCGCCGGCTCCTAAACTCGCCTCAAGATTGTCTGCTTTACCATTTACTGTAATTTCTCCGCCAGAAACTGAACTTACTTTTAGTTTATCAACATTCAAATCTACATTAATTTTTGCACCTTCCTGCGCACTAACTTTAAATGAAGTTGCTTTTATAGTTTCATTACTGTTTACAGAAGCGCCTTCATTAACATCAATTAGTTCAATATGTTTATAATACAAAGTTACTTCAAGATCATTTCCTGACAAAAGTTTAGGAAAAGGCATTCTTAATTTTAATACGCCATTTTTGTTAACAGCTTCTAACTCTGCTTCTCTTGTTCCTTTTATAACAACTTTATTTTCAGATGACTGAACTAATTTTACACTTAATTTGTCGTAAACTTTTACGGTATCAAAATCTCCTAATTCTTTGGTTACCTGACCAAAAGACATTTGTACAAATAAAATTGCTGCTCCAATAATTAGCTTTCTCATACTTTTATTTTTTTAATTAATATTTATTCTGCTCGTCTTAAAAAATGAAAATCCAGTTGTTTTTTCACTAAGTCGGCATTTTTTACTTTAACATAAATTTCATCCCCTAATTGCAAAATGCTGTTTGAAGTAGCACCAACCAAAGCATATTGTCTTTCATCGAAGGTATAGTAATCATCTTTTATTTCTCTGATTCTTACCATTCCTTCGCATTTATTAGAAACGATTTCAACATAAATTCCCCATTCGGTAACACCAGAAATAACACCAAGGAATTCTTCGTCCTGATGATCCTGCATGTATTTAACCTGCATGTATTTGATACTATCACGTTCAGCATTAGTCGCTAAACTTTCCATGTTCGAACAATGCAGACATTTTGTTTCGTAGGTTTCTTCATCTACAGAAGCTCCTCCATCCAGATAATATTGCAGCAATCTGTGTACCATAACGTCAGGATAACGACGGATTGGCGATGTAAAATGGCTGTAATAATCAAAAGCTAAACCATAATGACCAATATTATCTGTTGAATATTTGGCTTTGCTCATACTTCTAATTGCAAGAGTATCAATTAAGTTTTGCTCTTTTTTACCATTTACTTCTTCCATTAAAGAATTCAATGATTTGGCAATATCACCTTTATTTCTAAAATCAATTTTATAACCAAATTTAGCAATTACAGTTTGCATTGCAATTAACTTATCTTCGTTTGGTTCGTCGTGAATACGATAAACAAAGGTTTTCTTTTGTTTACCAATGTATTCAGCTACTTTTCTATTTGCCAAAAGCATAAATTCTTCAATCAAATGATTGGCATCTTTTGAGATTTTGAAGTAAACTCCTTCTGGTTCTCCTTCTGCATCAAGATTAAATTTAACTTCAACTTTATCAAAAGAAATAGCACCTTGCTGCATTCTTTTCTTTCTTAAAATCTTCGCTAATTCATCTAATTTCAAAGTTGCTTCTCTAATTTCATCTGAAACCACATACGATTCTCCGGTAATAGAAACATCAACCGGAATTGTATTATCTTTTGTTTCAATGATATATTGTGCTTCTTCGTAAGCAAAACGCTGATCTGAATAAATTACCGTTCTTCCAAACCATTGGTTGATAACTTGTGCAGTTGGCGAAACTTCAAATATAGCAGAGAATGTATATTTTTCTTCATTCGGACGAAGTGAACAGGCAAAGTTAGACAATACTTCCGGAAGCATTGGCACTACTCTATCTACCAAATAAACTGAAGTTGCTCTTTGGTACGCTTCATCATCAAGAATGGTTCCTTCTTCTAAATAATACGAAACATCGGCAATATGGATTCCAATTTCAAAGTTTCCATTCTCTAACTTTTTGAAAGACAAGGCATCATCAAAATCCTTTGCATCTTTTGGATCTATCGTAAACGTAAGTGTATCACGCATATCACGACGTTTTGCAATCTCTGATTCCTGAATTGAGGTATCCAGCTTTTGAGCATATACCTCTACTTCTACCGGGAA includes:
- a CDS encoding LysE family translocator produces the protein MINDILAGLPWGLFLSFMVGPVFFILLETSITKGFRAAIVFDFGVVLGDIFFIAIAYLGSYRLISSLKDKPALFIFGGIIMLAYGIISFVRLKNEEKIDDEEIDRDIIKRNYGSLFIKGFLLNVINIGVLGFWLAVIISVGPKLEMQNSRMFTFFTAVIITYLLVDCLKIVLAKQLKSKMTPTNILKIKKGISIVLMVFGVALMVQGWFPKEKEMVKNAFEKIEK
- a CDS encoding head GIN domain-containing protein, whose translation is MRKLIIGAAILFVQMSFGQVTKELGDFDTVKVYDKLSVKLVQSSENKVVIKGTREAELEAVNKNGVLKLRMPFPKLLSGNDLEVTLYYKHIELIDVNEGASVNSNETIKATSFKVSAQEGAKINVDLNVDKLKVSSVSGGEITVNGKADNLEASLGAGGYFLGSKLTTSQTKVSVSAGGKADVNASTLVDAKVSAGGSIYIYGNPKQVNQKTVLGGKIEIVK
- the rnr gene encoding ribonuclease R, with the translated sequence MSKKIRKPIKKEKDFSGKILKILSQNANKPFNYRQIGAKLELDDTKSRNQIIKDLKILAAQKKIIETEPGKYLVKAVSQDYYEGTIDMTSRKTAYFICDEFEEDVFIPTNNLNRALDKDKVKVYVYNRRKGKRPEGEVIEVIERDKTEFVGVIDIQPNFAFVSTANPKMYTDIFIPKDKLGEAENGDVVLVKIEDWPKRADSPFGSVIRVLGKPGEHNTEIHAILAEYGLPSDFPVEVEVYAQKLDTSIQESEIAKRRDMRDTLTFTIDPKDAKDFDDALSFKKLENGNFEIGIHIADVSYYLEEGTILDDEAYQRATSVYLVDRVVPMLPEVLSNFACSLRPNEEKYTFSAIFEVSPTAQVINQWFGRTVIYSDQRFAYEEAQYIIETKDNTIPVDVSITGESYVVSDEIREATLKLDELAKILRKKRMQQGAISFDKVEVKFNLDAEGEPEGVYFKISKDANHLIEEFMLLANRKVAEYIGKQKKTFVYRIHDEPNEDKLIAMQTVIAKFGYKIDFRNKGDIAKSLNSLMEEVNGKKEQNLIDTLAIRSMSKAKYSTDNIGHYGLAFDYYSHFTSPIRRYPDVMVHRLLQYYLDGGASVDEETYETKCLHCSNMESLATNAERDSIKYMQVKYMQDHQDEEFLGVISGVTEWGIYVEIVSNKCEGMVRIREIKDDYYTFDERQYALVGATSNSILQLGDEIYVKVKNADLVKKQLDFHFLRRAE